A genomic region of Capnocytophaga canimorsus contains the following coding sequences:
- the tpiA gene encoding triose-phosphate isomerase: protein MRKKIVAGNWKMNNDLKKSTELIADLLKKLPKTEAEVMVAPTFVNLIPATEAAKGTAVEVIAQNMHFAENGAYTGEISAEMLKSIGVKTVILGHSERRAYFNETDESLAKKADTALKHNIRMVFCIGEELADRKANNHFKVVENQIKNGLFHLSADAWKNVVLAYEPVWAIGTGETASPEQAQEMHAFIRKTLADKYGKEVADSVSILYGGSVKPDNAKEIFAKADVDGGLIGGASLKADDFIAIINGI, encoded by the coding sequence ATGAGAAAAAAAATTGTAGCAGGAAATTGGAAAATGAACAATGACCTGAAAAAATCAACAGAATTGATAGCTGATTTATTAAAAAAATTACCTAAAACAGAAGCAGAAGTGATGGTAGCTCCTACTTTTGTGAATTTAATTCCCGCAACTGAAGCCGCAAAAGGAACTGCTGTTGAAGTGATTGCTCAAAATATGCATTTTGCTGAAAACGGAGCTTACACAGGTGAAATTTCAGCTGAAATGTTAAAAAGCATAGGCGTAAAAACTGTAATTTTAGGACATTCGGAGCGTCGTGCTTATTTTAACGAAACTGACGAGTCATTGGCTAAAAAGGCAGACACAGCCTTGAAACACAATATCCGAATGGTATTTTGTATCGGAGAAGAATTAGCAGATAGAAAAGCAAATAATCATTTTAAAGTAGTTGAAAATCAGATTAAAAACGGATTGTTCCATTTGTCTGCCGACGCGTGGAAAAATGTCGTTTTAGCCTACGAACCTGTTTGGGCAATCGGAACGGGTGAAACCGCTTCACCTGAACAAGCTCAGGAAATGCACGCATTTATTCGTAAAACACTCGCTGATAAATACGGAAAAGAAGTAGCCGACAGCGTTTCAATTCTTTACGGAGGTAGCGTAAAACCTGATAATGCCAAAGAAATTTTTGCAAAAGCAGATGTTGATGGTGGACTCATTGGAGGAGCGTCACTCAAAGCCGATGATTTTATTGCAATTATTAACGGAATTTAA
- a CDS encoding DNA gyrase/topoisomerase IV subunit A, translated as MEENTTQNTQNTGDSIIKITGMYQNWFLDYASYVILERAVPAIEDGFKPVQRRIMHALKELDDGRYNKVANVVGHTMQYHPHGDASIADAMVQIGQKDLLIDTQGNWGNILTGDNAAASRYIEARLSKFALDVVFSPKVTQWQASYDGRKKEPVHLPVKFPLLLAQGAEGIAVGLSTKILPHNFVELLDASIKYLKGKPFELYPDFPTAGIMDVSGYNDGQRGGKIRVRARISQMDKSTLVITEIPFSTTTNSLIDSILKANEKGKIKIKKVDDNTAENVEILIHLPSGISPDKTIDALYAFTACETSVSPLACIIEDNKPLFLSVSEILKRSTDYTVALLKAELQIELEELQEKWHFASLEKIFIREEMYIDFKNYSDKESLYSYLYERFEPFKKDLIREITDDDLQRLTQIPMIRITRFDSFKADEIMLKIEADIAEVKNHLENLIDYAINHFKRLKDTYGKGRERKTEIRPFDDIVATKVVIRNIKLYVNKAEGFVGTSLKKDEYVGDCSDIDDVIAFAEDGTMTVFKVTEKTYVKKNLIHVAVFKKDDKRTIYNMIYKDGTTGFSYIKRFNVTAITREKEYELIPKHNASKVLYFSANPNGEAEIVTINLRQAGSIRKLKWDINFADTLIKSRSARGNMVSKFAIKRIELKEKGVSTLKPRKIWFDDIVRRLNTDERGTLLGAFKGDDRLLLISKEGLVKTVIPDLSLHFDNNLLVMEKWQPEKPISAIYYDGEKDRCFVKRFVVENENKEELIITEHPKSALLFVSTHWRPMAEVVFAKEKGKDPKENVIVNLEEFIAIKGIKALGNQLSTDKVREIKALEPLPYEEDVQQEPSEEEIGDEQFIPSSQTENDQQTSLDLGI; from the coding sequence ATGGAAGAGAACACTACTCAAAATACACAAAACACAGGAGATAGCATCATTAAAATCACGGGAATGTACCAGAATTGGTTTCTGGATTATGCCTCGTATGTGATTTTGGAACGCGCGGTTCCTGCCATTGAAGACGGATTTAAACCCGTACAAAGGCGTATTATGCACGCTTTAAAGGAATTAGACGATGGTCGCTACAATAAAGTTGCTAACGTTGTGGGGCATACAATGCAGTATCACCCTCACGGAGATGCCAGTATTGCTGACGCTATGGTGCAAATTGGGCAAAAAGATTTACTTATTGACACGCAGGGAAACTGGGGAAACATTCTCACGGGCGACAATGCGGCGGCTTCCCGATACATTGAAGCGCGGCTCTCCAAGTTTGCTTTGGACGTGGTTTTCAGCCCCAAAGTAACCCAATGGCAAGCCAGCTATGACGGACGTAAAAAAGAGCCCGTTCACCTGCCTGTAAAATTTCCATTGCTGTTAGCACAAGGGGCTGAGGGAATTGCCGTTGGGCTTTCTACCAAAATTTTGCCTCATAATTTTGTGGAACTGCTCGATGCCTCGATAAAATATCTCAAAGGAAAGCCTTTTGAGCTGTATCCTGATTTTCCTACCGCAGGTATTATGGATGTAAGCGGGTATAACGATGGGCAACGTGGTGGTAAAATTAGGGTACGAGCCCGAATATCGCAGATGGATAAAAGTACGCTGGTCATTACCGAAATTCCGTTTTCAACCACCACCAACTCGCTGATTGATTCCATTTTAAAGGCTAATGAAAAAGGAAAAATCAAAATCAAAAAGGTAGATGACAATACAGCAGAAAATGTAGAAATTCTCATTCATTTGCCTTCAGGAATCTCTCCCGACAAAACCATTGATGCGCTTTATGCCTTTACCGCTTGTGAAACTTCGGTTTCGCCATTAGCTTGTATCATTGAAGATAATAAGCCGCTGTTTTTGAGCGTGAGCGAAATCCTAAAACGCTCTACCGACTACACCGTGGCGCTACTCAAAGCCGAATTGCAAATCGAGCTAGAAGAATTACAAGAAAAATGGCATTTTGCGTCTTTGGAAAAGATTTTTATCCGAGAGGAAATGTACATCGACTTTAAAAATTATTCCGACAAAGAAAGCCTATATAGTTATCTTTATGAACGTTTCGAGCCTTTCAAAAAAGATTTAATCCGCGAAATTACCGATGATGATTTACAGCGTTTGACACAAATCCCGATGATTCGAATCACCCGTTTCGACTCGTTCAAGGCAGATGAAATAATGCTCAAAATTGAAGCGGATATTGCTGAGGTAAAAAATCATTTAGAAAACCTCATTGATTATGCTATCAATCACTTCAAACGCTTGAAAGATACTTACGGAAAAGGGCGTGAGCGAAAAACTGAAATTCGTCCGTTTGATGATATTGTAGCTACCAAAGTGGTTATTCGAAATATCAAATTATACGTAAACAAAGCGGAAGGTTTTGTGGGGACTTCGCTTAAAAAAGACGAATACGTAGGAGATTGCAGTGATATTGACGATGTTATCGCTTTTGCGGAAGACGGCACGATGACCGTATTTAAAGTAACCGAAAAAACATATGTAAAAAAGAATCTTATTCACGTAGCGGTGTTTAAAAAAGACGACAAACGCACCATTTACAATATGATTTACAAAGATGGCACCACCGGATTTTCGTACATCAAACGCTTTAACGTAACGGCAATCACACGTGAAAAAGAATACGAACTTATCCCGAAACACAATGCTTCGAAAGTACTGTATTTCAGTGCAAATCCTAATGGTGAGGCAGAAATTGTAACCATCAATTTAAGACAAGCTGGTTCCATACGTAAGCTCAAATGGGATATCAATTTTGCCGACACCCTCATTAAAAGTCGTTCGGCACGAGGCAATATGGTGTCCAAATTTGCCATAAAGCGCATTGAGCTTAAGGAGAAAGGGGTATCCACGCTTAAGCCTCGTAAAATTTGGTTTGATGATATCGTACGTCGCCTCAATACAGATGAGCGGGGAACGTTGTTGGGAGCCTTTAAGGGCGATGACCGATTGTTGCTTATATCCAAAGAAGGTTTGGTAAAGACGGTAATTCCTGATTTAAGTCTGCATTTTGATAACAATCTGCTGGTTATGGAGAAATGGCAACCCGAAAAGCCCATTTCAGCAATCTATTACGATGGCGAAAAAGACCGCTGTTTTGTAAAGCGTTTCGTGGTAGAAAACGAAAATAAAGAAGAGTTAATAATTACCGAACACCCCAAATCGGCATTGCTTTTCGTATCAACTCATTGGCGACCAATGGCAGAGGTAGTCTTTGCCAAAGAAAAAGGGAAAGACCCCAAAGAAAATGTTATCGTTAATTTGGAAGAATTCATCGCTATCAAAGGAATTAAGGCTTTAGGCAATCAGCTAAGCACCGATAAAGTAAGGGAAATCAAAGCCCTTGAGCCTTTGCCTTATGAGGAAGATGTACAGCAGGAGCCTTCGGAGGAAGAAATCGGTGATGAGCAATTTATACCATCAAGTCAAACTGAAAACGACCAGCAAACCTCCCTTGATTTGGGCATTTAA
- a CDS encoding HIT family protein — MATIFTKIIKGEIPAYKVVENDNFIAFLDINPNAVGHTLCVPKKEVDKLFDLDEQTYTDLMIFSRKVAFALAKVVPCNRVGVSVIGLEVPHVHVHLIPINEMKEMTFNHKVKLTHDEFLQLAEKIKEAF; from the coding sequence ATGGCTACCATTTTTACTAAGATTATTAAGGGTGAAATTCCAGCTTATAAAGTAGTTGAAAACGATAATTTTATTGCCTTTTTGGATATTAACCCTAATGCCGTGGGGCATACTTTGTGTGTACCTAAAAAAGAGGTAGATAAGCTATTCGATTTAGATGAGCAAACTTATACGGATTTGATGATTTTTTCGCGTAAAGTGGCCTTTGCATTAGCCAAGGTTGTTCCTTGCAATCGTGTGGGAGTGAGCGTAATTGGGTTGGAAGTACCTCACGTACACGTGCATTTGATTCCTATAAACGAAATGAAAGAAATGACCTTTAATCATAAGGTAAAATTGACTCACGATGAATTTTTACAATTGGCAGAAAAAATAAAAGAGGCGTTTTAA
- the greA gene encoding transcription elongation factor GreA, giving the protein MSKVSYYTAEGLKKLKDELNQLKDVERPRASQAIAEARDKGDLSENAEYDAAKEAQGLLEMKIAKMEALLANARLIDESQLDTSKVLVLSTVKIKNLANNMQMTYTLVAESEADLKSGKISVSSPIGKGLLGKSKGEIAEIKVPNGTLKMEILEITR; this is encoded by the coding sequence ATGAGTAAAGTATCTTATTATACCGCTGAAGGATTAAAAAAATTGAAAGATGAGCTCAATCAGCTCAAGGATGTGGAGCGCCCCAGAGCTTCACAGGCCATAGCTGAGGCTCGTGATAAAGGCGATTTATCAGAAAATGCTGAATATGATGCCGCTAAGGAAGCGCAGGGATTGTTGGAAATGAAAATTGCTAAAATGGAAGCGCTTTTAGCAAATGCACGTCTGATTGACGAGTCACAGTTGGATACCTCCAAAGTACTTGTGTTATCTACCGTAAAAATCAAAAATTTAGCTAACAATATGCAGATGACCTATACCTTGGTTGCCGAGAGTGAAGCCGACCTAAAATCGGGTAAAATTTCGGTAAGTTCTCCTATTGGTAAAGGATTGTTAGGTAAATCAAAAGGCGAAATTGCTGAAATTAAGGTACCTAATGGCACTTTAAAAATGGAAATTTTAGAAATAACACGCTAG
- the hemE gene encoding uroporphyrinogen decarboxylase, with amino-acid sequence MLQNDLFLRALNGETVERPPVWMMRQAGRYLPEFRALRDKYDFFTRCRVPELAAEITVQPIDIVGTDAAILFSDILVVPQAMNIEVEMKSGVGPWLPNPIRSAKDVENVIVPDIHETLGYVMEGIKLTKQMLDNRVPLIGFAGSPWTIFCYAVEGKGSRDFNIAKELCFTDSQTAHKLLQKITDTTILYLKEKVKAGVDAVQIFDSWGGVLSPLDYQEFSWKYINQIVEALAPLTKVIVFGKGCWFALAEMAKSKASALGVDWTCTPKIARELTGGKITLQGNFDPSRLLSPPSEIKRMVHQMIDDFGKDNYIVNLGHGILPNIPVENAKAFVEAVKSYPNR; translated from the coding sequence ATGTTACAAAACGATTTATTTTTAAGAGCCTTGAATGGCGAAACTGTCGAGCGTCCGCCAGTTTGGATGATGCGTCAAGCGGGTAGATATTTGCCAGAATTTAGGGCTTTACGCGATAAATATGATTTCTTTACGCGTTGCCGAGTTCCTGAATTAGCGGCGGAAATCACAGTGCAACCCATTGATATTGTGGGTACTGATGCTGCTATTTTGTTTTCAGATATTTTGGTTGTTCCACAAGCGATGAATATTGAGGTGGAAATGAAATCGGGGGTAGGACCTTGGCTTCCTAATCCGATTCGTTCTGCTAAAGACGTTGAAAATGTGATAGTTCCCGATATTCACGAAACTTTAGGATACGTGATGGAGGGCATTAAGCTTACCAAACAAATGCTTGATAATCGTGTGCCTCTTATTGGGTTTGCAGGGTCTCCTTGGACGATTTTCTGTTATGCCGTAGAAGGGAAAGGTTCGCGTGACTTCAACATTGCCAAGGAGTTATGTTTTACAGATTCACAAACAGCACACAAATTGTTACAAAAAATTACGGATACGACCATTTTGTATCTGAAAGAAAAAGTGAAAGCAGGAGTTGATGCGGTACAAATTTTCGATAGTTGGGGGGGTGTGCTTTCACCTCTTGATTATCAGGAATTTTCTTGGAAATATATCAATCAAATTGTGGAAGCATTGGCGCCACTTACTAAAGTAATTGTTTTCGGGAAAGGCTGTTGGTTTGCCCTTGCTGAAATGGCAAAATCGAAAGCTTCTGCCCTTGGTGTGGATTGGACGTGTACTCCGAAAATAGCTCGAGAACTTACGGGAGGTAAAATCACGTTGCAAGGAAATTTTGACCCTTCACGATTACTCTCTCCACCTTCGGAAATCAAAAGAATGGTACATCAAATGATTGATGATTTTGGGAAAGACAATTACATCGTCAATTTAGGACACGGAATTCTACCAAACATTCCTGTTGAAAACGCAAAAGCTTTTGTCGAGGCGGTAAAATCGTATCCAAATCGATAA
- a CDS encoding immunity 70 family protein has protein sequence MAVGFYVDPCFYLIGSGDFLNSFFSTIYIKLEDSFWGSKYPLIMNELYNGRLEKENTPQAQKELQQIKEALAKLPPTEVVWDFEDLSLSPPWGNDISEEITNMAEYFVTSDGKNLIDVLEKALKTAIELEDGLSIDVL, from the coding sequence ATGGCAGTAGGTTTTTATGTAGACCCTTGTTTTTATCTAATAGGTTCGGGAGATTTCCTCAATAGTTTTTTTTCAACGATTTATATTAAGTTGGAAGATTCTTTTTGGGGAAGTAAATATCCGTTGATAATGAATGAATTGTATAATGGGCGATTAGAAAAAGAAAATACTCCACAAGCTCAAAAAGAATTGCAACAAATCAAAGAAGCGTTAGCCAAACTTCCTCCAACAGAGGTTGTTTGGGATTTTGAAGACTTGTCTTTATCTCCGCCTTGGGGTAATGACATCAGCGAAGAAATTACCAATATGGCAGAATATTTTGTTACCAGCGATGGTAAAAATTTGATTGATGTGTTAGAGAAGGCTTTAAAGACTGCTATTGAGTTAGAAGATGGTTTAAGTATAGATGTTTTATAA
- a CDS encoding SPOR domain-containing protein, with protein MILSKNLLWLVLVMISLSAYSQNGITIVESENIKTLIEVKKEIAKSEKHIQIQIYNGNISGANQAMETAKSKFKLPASLSFETPNYKVRIGVFRTRLDAERQLVEVKKVFPAAFIWNPTTY; from the coding sequence ATGATTCTTTCAAAAAATCTTCTTTGGCTTGTGTTGGTAATGATTTCATTAAGTGCATATTCGCAAAATGGCATCACCATAGTGGAAAGCGAAAACATTAAAACCCTCATTGAGGTGAAAAAGGAAATTGCTAAGAGTGAAAAGCATATACAAATTCAGATTTATAACGGAAATATTTCGGGAGCCAATCAAGCAATGGAAACCGCAAAATCAAAATTCAAGCTCCCTGCTTCGCTCAGTTTTGAAACCCCTAATTACAAGGTGCGTATAGGGGTTTTCCGTACTCGTTTAGATGCCGAAAGACAATTGGTAGAGGTTAAAAAAGTATTCCCTGCGGCTTTCATCTGGAACCCAACAACCTATTAA